The Malus domestica chromosome 08, GDT2T_hap1 genomic interval CCTGTGGTAGCTATGGGTACACTCTTCTCATAATCTTTGTGCTTTTAACTTGCAGTGCCGATCGGGGTGATAGCTTAGATCGGAATATTGATAAGGAAAGTCATTCGACAAAGGATTTCTTGATTCTTGTAAGCAATACAATCTTAGGGTTACTAAAACATATACGTTCAATCTTTTACCCAAGACTGGAGTAGCCACACATTGTGATATTATGGTACATTACTCGTAATACCCATTAAAAATATGCGGGGAAATTCTATAGCTAAATTTTTGGAAGTCGGTTTATTGGATGCATGGTGGAAGTTATGTCCATATGTGGTGATTAGGCTTTTATTGTATTACGTTGAATCCTTGATAATATGTAATAACTAAAAGTTCAACATCTAATCATAGTTGTAGGATTCCTCTTATATATTCGATAACTTAGACTTTattgataagaaaaatatatagttCTAAACTGTAATATTGTTATATCAGGAAGGTCATGAGGAGGCTCAAGAAGAGATGCCCAAGAAAGCAAAGTTCTTCTTCAGTACTGCAGTTCAGAAATGGGATGCGGAGTTTTATGCCAAAGTTGATGACAGTATCAATCTTGATCTTGCTACAACTTCGATTCAAGACTCGAATCCAACTTATTCATCAGAAGTTTTCATACATCATTGAAAATATCTTTTCTTGACCTAAACAGAGGGGCTAATTGGACTTCTTGAACATCGTTGTGCTCAAGAAGGTGCTTATATCGGCTGCATGAAGTCAGGAGATGTGATTTCTGAAGAGTACATACTTTACCATCCTATATCTTTGTGCAACTTGATATTATTTTCCACTTTATTTCTAGATCTTGAGGTccataagaccatctccaacccatgggataaaacttaaaatataagCTTTAAAACCCTCATAAACCATTTCCAACCATTGGGCTAAAATAAGCCCTGGTGAGAAAATATATCTTTGGGCTAGATTCCTCCCCAGGATATAAGTCTGGCTTAAATTATTCTAGACCCACCAAACTATCatatttcaaacttttttttgtttttttacttgTAATCTAACAACTATGATCAAATGAGATCAAATCTAATcgtagaaattttttttttacggcCCAAAATTATATCTAATgactaaaataatttaagaaagTAATTTAAACATTTTTAGATTATAATGTTCGTACAAATAAATTAGGATAAactacataaattttattttcaaaaaagtgactgcaaaaaaaaaaaaaaaaagaaaaaaaaaaagaaaaaatcattgTGATAATCTCAagctaaaattttaagccataaGGGTTGGAGGATAAAAGTAGTTATGGCTTaaaatttataaactttatccccaagggttggagatggtctaaggttGTACAAATGTTTTGGTCTGCAGGGGAAAGTCTTGGTATGAACCTGACTGGTGGAAATTTGGGGATCAGAAATCGTAAGTGATTGAACCTATGGAAGAAAACTTCATCTATACTTTGTTATGTGTCGATTACTTGATCCAGGTGTGTGCACACACACCCACGATTTGGCTCTGGTAAAGTGCCCATACATGGAGGTCATTTGAGTTTTTTTAATCATGGTGATAGGAAGAAATCTGATGGCATTAAGATCGCTCCGTACTGGAGCCTCTGTTCATGTATGTGTTTATGTATGTAACTATGTATGCGCATATCTAGAGAGAGATTGGGTGATAGAAAGAAATCTGATGGCCTAAGATTTGCTCCGTACTAGAGCCTCTCTGTGTGTTTGATGTCTGTAATACCCATATCTAGAGAGATTGTTTTTGTCAGTGATTTTTTGTAGAGTCATGTCATGTCTGGACTGCTAGTCCAGGATAAAACATTCTCGGTTTGATTGTTTTAATGCTGATTGAGAAAGACATAACCGTCCAAGAGCAAATTATGCATTATAAAGAGATTGACAAGTTTGACTATTCTGTATATTTCTAGTAAACATGTACAATACCGACAGGCTAAGAagatttttgtttaaatttgacAGTTCTATGTACTGGTAGATTTGGTTATATCATTATTACCACTTCTCTCCCTTCTAGGTACTTCCGACATGCAGGTGGTTCCCTCATTATACTATCCAAGAACTTAGCTCAGTATATCAACATAAACAGGTTTGTTCTCAATGCTATTGCTGGGGAAAAGGGTTCCCAATGTTATCAAGATGATCATATGCTTAGATTGTATTGCATTGTGGCTTGGGAGAGTGATTTTGTTGGACTTATTTATGCTATCATTATCCTGTGACTTATTTCTGTTTCCTTTCGTATGCAATGCATCATTGAAGACTTATGCTCATGATGATGTATCAGTGGGTTCATGGATGATGGGTATCCAAGCCACTTATATAGATGACAACCGCCTTTGCAGCGGTTAGCATTAGACAAGGTAAATTCACTCcatcctctttttttttggtataaaatttCGCCTATCTTGCCTGAACTGGCCTCGGTTTAGGAAATTTGAAATGATAAAAGTATGGATGCCTTTCAGGCCTTCTAGCTTGAAAGAAAATACTAAAACGGAAAGAAAAGGACACTTTAAATTGATGTAAAAGCATATGCTTAAATATTTGACTTGCTGGATGCAACTTGTGTTGACAATTGCCATTTAACTCTTCCAATTTTGCAGACAAGGTGTGTTCTCTGGCTTGATCAAAGCGGAAATAAATCTTTCGGTAGAAGAGAAATTGATCTGTACATGCAACTTTTGCTTGAACATGAGAATGGTGTTTGAATCATGTTCATACTGATCGGCTGGAAATTTTAAACCGCCCGCTGCGGTAGGAAATAGCTGTTGAATGTGAGTGATAGCATGATACTTTGTAGGATGAACTTCATCTGTTCTTTACTCTAGTGAATATATGATAGCTTGGTCTCCACGCGGTTCCATCTGGGCCGTCCATAAGAGCAATCCCCACCGCAGCTAAATCTTTTCTAATCGTATGTGATCTTTCATACTCTTTGTTCTTCCTCGCTGCATTTCTTTCCTCAATTTTTTGCAATACTTGACCTTGGGTTAACTTGGCACGCTTCAAGGCTTTATCCTTAAGCTCCTGCAGAAGCTGTAGCATAAAAAAGTTCAGTGTTGCAGAAAAAAATCGTATTCAACAGAAAAAATAGGCGTTCTGCGATAAGCCCAAGAAACTCGTAGAAGTATCAGAGTACTGGGCTTGTTCGTAGAACCCTATCTAGATTTCTTGTGGCACCAACTTCTGTACCTCCGGCTATGTTATGATCTTGTCACCTTCATCACAAGTAACCAATTTGGGCGTTAATTTATAATTGTATGGTGTGGATTCTGTTTTAGTCATTTGGCTGTTTGTGCCCATGTGGCGGCTCACATCAGTGTAATGAGCTATTATATAAAGCtccactttctttttttctttttttgaatcaagaaaaatatattaaaaggaaaacttcCGAGTACAACTGTTCCTTGAAGAATCAAACTAAAGAACATGAAGAGCAAATGAAGGAATACAATGATCCCAAATATGACAATCAATAATAAGAAGGCCTTGGCGAGCGAAGGCATCCGTCACAATGTTGGCCTCTCTATAAATATGTTTCTAGTCAATGCAATCAAAATTGGTTGTCGTCTATCTTCAATAATAGGAACTAGATTCTATGGCATGGCACCTTGGTCCAACACTGACTGAATGACTAACTTAGAGTCACTTTCAACCATAATCTTTGTGTAGCCCTTCCTTCGAGCAAAAGAAGGTTCTCTCTAAGAGCCTTAGCCTCCGCTTCATAAATAGTGGCACCATCTAGATTTAAGGCTTCACCTCCAATAATCTGTCTATTATGATTCCTTAAGACAAATTCCGCCATTGCTTGTCCCTAGCCACCGAACCATCAAAATTTAACTTAACAAAACTCTTATCCGGCAGATGCCTTTTAACAATTTTGGAAGTATCATAAGTATTTCTTCTCAAACCTTTACCATTGGCTTTAATATTTCTCTCAACCATAGATATAGCCAATACCTTAGATCTTGCTGGGATGGGAAATACATTTTTGAACACCATAATATTACGGTCATTCCAAAATTGCCAAGAAAGGAGCAAACACAAGCTCAAATAACTAGGAACTTCCTTATCAACATGCTTTAAAGAATTTAGCCAGTCTACTGCCGAGTTGAAGTTAGCATTAGTGAAATTGCCTGGCTTAATTGAACAAAGGTCCCAAATCAATTTAGTGACaccacaattaaaaaaaataaatgcatCTGGTCCTCGTCTACGGAATTACAAAAAGGACACATCTTATCACTATTAATTACAATATGACTTAATCTTTTTCTAGTTTGAAGTCTTTCACAAATGAACAACCATGCAAACATCTTAACTTTAGGAGGAATATTAAGTTTCAACATCTTATTAATTAACTTATGCTTTGTAGATTGAGTCAACGTCCCTTTCTGGATCCAAGTAGCTAATTTAACATAGAACTTACCATTTGTATTTGGACCCCAAACAAGCATATCTTTGGAATCCTGCAAGGGAATACAAATTTTCTTCACAATAAAGTTTTCTCCTATCCCAATAATAATTATCAATAAATTCATTAACTTTCAAGTCCCAATTAATGTTTTGGTTGTCAATATTGGGTAAGAGATGGAACAACAGGTAAGGAAAAACCCAATTGTGGGACCAGAACAAAATATACTTACCATAACCCACTCTCCATCTCATACCCTTAAGAATAACATCCCTACTTTTCAAGATACATTTCCAAGTAAAAGAATGCTTTTGTCTAATTTTATTAtctagaaaattttattttctaagaaaCTTACTTTTTACTAACTTCACCCACCAGTTATCCTCCTCAATCATTACCTTCCAACCCAACTTAGTGAGACAAGCATTATTAAAATGATCTAGTCTTCTAACTCCTAAACCTCCCATTTTCTTAGGAGCACAGATCGAATCACAAGCCAATAGAAAGATTTTCTTGTCCCTACCCCATAAAAAATCCCTACACTCTTTATTAAGCTTATTGACAATCTTGTCAAGACACTTATAGCGAGACATAACATGATTAGGCATACCTGTTAGATTAGAGTTAATTAAAGTATGCCTCCTCGCTCTCGAAAGAGTGCTTGCTTTCCAACCAGCTAATTTTCGCTTAACCCTCTTAAGTAACTCATTACCATTAACTTGGTCTTTCCAGAAAACAATATTATGAATTCCTAGATACTTACCAGTAGTAGCTTTATGTTGaatatgtaaaatattaacaatATCAATTCTAGTTGGAGAAGTGGTATTCTTGGAAAAATACTAAGACGACATATGAAAGTTTATTT includes:
- the LOC139198355 gene encoding hydroxyproline O-galactosyltransferase HPGT3-like isoform X2 yields the protein MEGLPTMMKSGRRWRSKPLQTSKPSILMAFSCVAWLYVAGRLWQDAENRTVLSNLLNKNLGQRPKVLSVEDKLAVLGCKDLERRIVKAEMDLTLAKSQGYLKNHLQPKVSSSGRLLAVIGVYTGFGSHLNRNMFRGSWMPKGDALRKLEERGIVIRFVIVRSADRGDSLDRNIDKESHSTKDFLILEGHEEAQEEMPKKAKFFFSTAVQKWDAEFYAKVDDSINLDLEGLIGLLEHRCAQEGAYIGCMKSGDVISEEGKSWYEPDWWKFGDQKSYFRHAGGSLIILSKNLAQYININSASLKTYAHDDVSVGSWMMGIQATYIDDNRLCSG